The Terriglobia bacterium genome window below encodes:
- a CDS encoding 4'-phosphopantetheinyl transferase superfamily protein, which yields MHPALRLATVMIIGFGIDLVATSRVERELAQGEWVSGDGIFTSREISRCSRDRRPALCYAACFAAKEATLKALGVEVADLGMMREVEVELGDDCAIVLHDRMKSESEQLGVRHIRLSVAPSKRQTGAMVILES from the coding sequence TTGCATCCGGCGTTGCGCCTGGCAACTGTCATGATTATTGGCTTCGGGATCGATCTCGTCGCAACCAGCCGAGTGGAGCGGGAACTCGCGCAAGGTGAATGGGTGTCGGGCGATGGCATCTTCACCAGCCGGGAGATCAGCCGGTGCAGCAGGGATAGAAGACCGGCACTATGTTATGCCGCGTGCTTCGCAGCCAAGGAAGCCACGCTCAAGGCCTTGGGAGTCGAGGTCGCTGATCTGGGCATGATGCGCGAGGTGGAAGTCGAGCTGGGCGACGACTGTGCAATCGTGCTGCACGACAGAATGAAATCGGAATCCGAACAACTGGGGGTGCGGCACATCAGGCTCTCAGTCGCTCCGAGCAAACGACAAACCGGCGCGATGGTCATCTTGGAGTCGTGA
- the had gene encoding 6-hydroxycyclohex-1-ene-1-carbonyl-CoA dehydrogenase: protein MAAVRSTPPGCAAPALVPGLALVAQGKFARVEAAPPHLAADDVLIQVAGCGVCHTDIGFAYDGVPTRHGLPLILGHEISGRVVLAGEQAGEWLGRSVIVPAVIPCGACDACGCGHATICRKQFMPGNDGDGGFATHVRVPARGLCPVPDQLPAGITLEMLSVVADAVTTPYEAIRRSGLGADNVAIFVGVGGIGGFGAQIAAALGAAVAAIDVDNGRLELAAQHGASLAVNSRECADVRSAVRSFAKQSGRRGIGLKIFETSGTTAGQQTAFSLLDPGAHLAVVGYTAQKVELRLSNLMAFDATARGNWGCPPEQYPHALATVLDGKVQLAPFVELHPLDEAVQVLEAAHHHQLRRRAVLVPQQQGSKP, encoded by the coding sequence ATGGCTGCCGTCCGGTCTACGCCACCGGGTTGTGCCGCGCCCGCCCTCGTGCCAGGCCTGGCTTTAGTCGCCCAAGGAAAATTCGCTCGCGTCGAGGCAGCCCCACCGCACCTCGCGGCGGACGATGTCCTCATCCAGGTTGCCGGCTGCGGCGTCTGCCACACCGACATCGGATTTGCCTACGACGGCGTCCCCACCCGCCATGGCCTGCCTTTGATCCTGGGCCACGAGATCTCCGGGCGCGTCGTGCTCGCGGGGGAACAGGCCGGAGAATGGCTGGGGCGCTCGGTCATCGTGCCCGCCGTGATTCCTTGCGGCGCCTGCGACGCTTGTGGCTGCGGCCATGCCACCATCTGCCGCAAGCAATTCATGCCGGGCAATGATGGCGATGGTGGATTCGCCACGCACGTTCGCGTGCCCGCGCGCGGCCTCTGCCCCGTACCCGACCAACTGCCCGCCGGCATCACGCTGGAGATGCTGTCGGTGGTGGCCGACGCGGTAACGACCCCCTACGAGGCGATTCGCCGCTCCGGCCTCGGCGCGGACAACGTTGCTATCTTCGTCGGCGTCGGCGGAATCGGGGGTTTCGGCGCGCAGATCGCGGCCGCCTTGGGCGCAGCCGTGGCGGCGATTGACGTTGACAACGGGCGCCTGGAACTTGCCGCGCAACACGGCGCTTCGCTTGCCGTGAACAGCCGTGAGTGCGCAGACGTGCGTTCCGCGGTGCGCTCTTTCGCGAAGCAGAGTGGCCGGCGCGGCATTGGCCTCAAGATCTTTGAAACCAGCGGCACCACCGCCGGCCAGCAGACCGCATTCAGCCTGCTCGATCCCGGCGCTCATCTGGCGGTGGTCGGATACACCGCGCAAAAAGTAGAATTGCGCCTTTCCAACCTGATGGCCTTTGACGCCACCGCGCGCGGCAACTGGGGCTGCCCTCCAGAACAGTATCCGCACGCGCTCGCGACGGTGCTCGACGGCAAAGTGCAACTCGCGCCCTTCGTCGAACTCCACCCCCTGGACGAAGCCGTGCAGGTACTGGAAGCCGCGCATCACCATCAACTGCGTCGCCGAGCCGTGCTGGTTCCTCAGCAACAAGGATCGAAACCATGA
- a CDS encoding GNAT family N-acetyltransferase produces MNSKPVDEPGMLETDSLPVRIMHERDLEAVVSIDAAATGRRRPRYFELMLERAVKQAALQVSLAAEVDGCVVGFVIASLYYGEYGVLEPTASLDAIGVHPAYRGQHVARALLRQLRMNLSALHVTTLRTEVSWDDFDLLAFFKHEGFAPARRLCLDCVLDPTRIE; encoded by the coding sequence ATGAATTCCAAACCTGTGGACGAACCCGGCATGCTGGAAACGGACAGCCTTCCTGTCCGCATCATGCACGAACGCGACCTGGAGGCCGTCGTCTCCATTGACGCAGCCGCCACCGGACGCCGCCGTCCTCGGTACTTTGAGCTGATGTTGGAGCGCGCTGTGAAGCAGGCGGCGCTGCAGGTGTCCCTCGCCGCCGAAGTCGACGGCTGCGTCGTCGGCTTCGTCATTGCCTCGCTTTACTACGGCGAGTACGGCGTCCTCGAGCCCACCGCGTCCCTCGATGCCATCGGCGTCCATCCCGCCTACCGCGGCCAGCACGTCGCCAGGGCTTTGCTCCGGCAGTTGCGGATGAATCTTTCTGCTCTTCACGTCACCACCCTGCGGACCGAAGTTTCCTGGGATGATTTCGACCTCCTCGCCTTCTTCAAACACGAGGGCTTCGCCCCGGCCCGCCGTCTCTGCCTCGACTGCGTGCTCGATCCCACGCGCATCGAGTGA
- a CDS encoding histidine kinase: protein MTDELDSLVKQMYQRGILYREAVSEFQKVFVASALHEYRGNLSHAAPKLGMHRNTLTRVIAQLGLDVSAFRSPRRRPPASVTAAERKTNARR, encoded by the coding sequence ATGACGGACGAACTCGACTCGTTGGTGAAGCAAATGTATCAGCGAGGGATTCTCTATCGCGAGGCGGTCAGCGAATTCCAGAAGGTTTTCGTAGCTTCCGCCCTGCACGAATATAGAGGGAACCTCTCCCACGCTGCTCCAAAATTGGGCATGCATCGGAACACTCTGACGCGGGTGATTGCTCAGTTGGGGTTGGATGTTTCCGCGTTTCGTTCCCCGCGACGGCGTCCGCCCGCCAGTGTGACGGCTGCAGAGCGCAAGACGAATGCTCGCCGATAG
- a CDS encoding PilZ domain-containing protein: MSDSKSKERRNQRRIRYEAPATVTAGQHSIAASTKDISDRGLFFFTDARIDLGSEIDMVIMLPEEVGLPLSGMVCCHGRIVRSDSASGQYGVAVEIDRFAPVPQV; the protein is encoded by the coding sequence GTGAGCGACTCCAAATCTAAGGAACGACGCAATCAGCGGCGCATTCGTTACGAAGCCCCGGCGACGGTTACGGCGGGCCAGCACAGCATCGCCGCATCCACGAAGGACATCAGTGACCGAGGGCTGTTCTTCTTCACCGATGCTCGTATTGACCTAGGCAGCGAAATCGACATGGTTATCATGTTGCCGGAAGAAGTCGGATTACCGTTAAGTGGGATGGTTTGCTGCCACGGGCGCATCGTTCGCTCGGATTCCGCTAGCGGGCAGTACGGCGTTGCTGTGGAGATCGACCGTTTCGCACCCGTACCGCAGGTATAG
- the bcrC gene encoding benzoyl-CoA reductase subunit C: MEAILGHAQALYEDLDFKAVAEWKSAAPGRKAIGYMPMYVPRELIHAAGMLPVGIFGGGDRLEIIRGDAYFQSYICHIPRSTIELALSGRLDALEGMLFPSICDVIRNLSGMWSMLFPGRYVRYVDLPQNYDARVGGEFWRRELAAMRDDMVRLAGRPISDEDLRSSIQVYNQNRRVLRELYQARSRSPWLYPIAQVYAVLRAGSVLPPEEHTTMVRRYLDLASQEPGLAEDRSRIVLTGMFCEQPPVALLVTLERAGCWIVDDDLLLGLRWFTADVPEDGNPLENLAHAYLAHSVATASCYAPDGQRGRWLVDSVRRDRADGVIFCAPSFCDPALLEQPMLVAALERERIPHTQFKYSEDTGQFAVIREQAGTFSDSIRLWSEA, translated from the coding sequence CTGGAAGCAATCCTCGGCCACGCGCAAGCGCTGTATGAAGATCTGGACTTCAAGGCGGTTGCGGAATGGAAATCCGCCGCACCCGGGCGGAAGGCGATCGGCTACATGCCGATGTATGTCCCGCGGGAACTGATTCACGCCGCCGGGATGCTGCCGGTCGGCATCTTCGGCGGCGGCGATCGGCTGGAGATCATCCGCGGCGATGCCTACTTCCAGAGCTACATCTGCCACATCCCGCGCAGCACGATCGAACTGGCGCTTTCGGGACGCCTGGACGCGCTCGAAGGCATGTTGTTCCCATCCATTTGCGATGTGATCCGCAACCTGAGCGGCATGTGGAGCATGCTCTTTCCCGGACGCTATGTGCGCTATGTGGACCTTCCCCAGAATTACGACGCTCGTGTCGGAGGCGAATTCTGGCGGCGGGAATTGGCGGCGATGCGCGACGACATGGTTCGACTGGCCGGCCGGCCGATTTCCGATGAAGACCTCCGCAGCAGCATTCAGGTGTACAACCAGAACCGCCGGGTGCTCCGGGAACTCTACCAGGCACGCAGCCGCTCGCCGTGGCTCTACCCCATCGCGCAGGTTTATGCGGTGCTGCGAGCGGGCAGTGTGCTTCCCCCGGAGGAGCACACCACGATGGTGCGCCGCTACCTCGATCTGGCTTCGCAGGAACCTGGACTTGCCGAGGACCGCAGCCGCATTGTGCTGACCGGCATGTTCTGCGAGCAGCCTCCGGTGGCCTTGCTCGTTACCCTGGAACGTGCGGGCTGTTGGATCGTGGACGACGACCTGCTGCTCGGGTTGCGCTGGTTCACCGCCGACGTGCCGGAAGACGGCAATCCCCTCGAGAACCTCGCGCACGCTTACCTGGCGCACAGCGTTGCCACCGCCTCGTGCTACGCGCCGGACGGTCAGCGCGGGCGGTGGCTGGTGGATTCGGTACGCCGCGACCGCGCCGACGGCGTCATTTTTTGCGCACCCAGTTTTTGTGATCCTGCGCTGCTCGAACAGCCCATGCTGGTGGCGGCGCTCGAGCGCGAGCGCATTCCCCACACGCAGTTCAAGTATTCCGAGGACACGGGACAGTTCGCCGTCATCCGCGAACAGGCCGGCACGTTTTCGGATTCCATCCGGCTGTGGAGCGAGGCATGA
- the bcrD gene encoding benzoyl-CoA reductase subunit D has protein sequence MSAETIIAAGVDVGSSGAKFVLVKTAADGAAKPLAVHNERIRRRDLRKVIREGYEVVLQSAGVRRDDIAYTASTGEGELVDFRSGHFYGMTTHARGAAFLMPGVCAVIDVGALHARAMCIDERSRVLNYRMTSQCASGSGQFLENVARYLGIMLEDVGPLSCEAKNPELVSSICAVLAETDVINMVSRGISRNDILKGIHLSMAGRYIKLLRAIGASGDVAVTGGLASDIGLTRALEEKIAEEKLDMRVRTHADSIYAGALGAALWGAYRHRILARRAEVVA, from the coding sequence ATGAGCGCCGAGACCATCATCGCCGCCGGCGTGGACGTTGGCTCCAGCGGCGCAAAGTTTGTGCTGGTCAAAACCGCCGCGGACGGCGCCGCGAAACCTCTGGCCGTGCACAATGAGCGCATTCGCCGGCGCGACCTGCGCAAGGTCATTCGCGAAGGCTATGAAGTTGTGCTGCAATCAGCCGGGGTGCGCCGCGACGACATTGCTTATACCGCCAGCACCGGCGAGGGCGAGCTGGTGGATTTTCGCAGCGGCCATTTTTACGGCATGACCACGCACGCGCGCGGCGCCGCTTTCCTGATGCCGGGCGTTTGTGCGGTCATTGATGTCGGCGCCCTGCACGCGCGTGCCATGTGCATTGACGAACGCAGCCGCGTGTTGAACTATCGCATGACCAGCCAGTGCGCCTCCGGTTCTGGGCAGTTTCTCGAGAACGTCGCGCGCTACCTGGGCATCATGCTGGAAGATGTCGGCCCGCTGTCGTGCGAAGCGAAGAATCCCGAGCTGGTCAGCAGCATTTGCGCCGTGCTGGCGGAAACGGACGTGATCAACATGGTCAGCCGCGGTATATCGCGCAACGACATTCTCAAAGGCATTCACCTTTCCATGGCGGGACGCTACATCAAATTGCTGCGCGCCATCGGCGCTTCCGGAGACGTGGCGGTTACCGGCGGTCTCGCCTCCGACATCGGCCTGACGCGCGCCCTGGAGGAAAAGATCGCGGAAGAAAAACTCGACATGCGGGTGCGCACTCACGCCGATTCCATTTATGCTGGCGCGCTGGGCGCGGCGCTCTGGGGCGCGTACCGCCATCGCATCCTCGCCCGGCGCGCCGAGGTGGTAGCGTGA
- a CDS encoding universal stress protein — protein MEFAPKKILSLIDLSQASANVLKWTRLFAEKFGSEVQILHAMWPPVPRAVTEAEGAQLLEEFEERRVELQRAIRAQADQVFNHRIHCEIAVGVGHPVKVVLGGIGQLRPDLIVLGSHGHDGMARSLMGSVAENVVRESAFPTLVVKGADLTLGQQTLNRLLCPVDLTQSAAEFLDASASLASSFGATLEVFRVLPDDTADVEQEMDRLQQWVPDLVRQRCPISETVHAGDTAEQIVIFARQRAVDIMVVGVEPRRFLEYTVLGRTTERVVRHGPCSVLVLRLEPRSN, from the coding sequence ATGGAATTCGCACCGAAGAAAATTTTGTCGTTAATTGACCTGAGCCAGGCGTCCGCCAATGTGCTGAAGTGGACAAGGCTGTTTGCGGAGAAGTTCGGTTCCGAGGTCCAGATTCTGCATGCCATGTGGCCGCCGGTTCCGCGCGCCGTCACCGAGGCCGAAGGCGCACAGTTGCTGGAAGAATTCGAAGAGCGGCGGGTGGAATTGCAACGGGCCATCCGCGCGCAGGCCGACCAGGTTTTCAACCACCGGATTCACTGCGAAATTGCCGTTGGGGTAGGCCACCCCGTCAAGGTGGTGCTGGGCGGAATCGGCCAATTGCGTCCCGATCTGATTGTGTTGGGCAGCCACGGCCACGACGGCATGGCGCGCTCGTTGATGGGTTCGGTGGCGGAGAACGTGGTGCGCGAGTCGGCTTTTCCCACCCTGGTGGTCAAAGGCGCGGACTTAACGCTGGGCCAGCAAACGCTCAACCGGCTGTTGTGCCCGGTGGACCTTACGCAATCGGCGGCGGAATTTCTGGACGCGTCGGCGAGCCTGGCCAGCAGCTTCGGCGCGACCTTGGAAGTGTTCCGCGTGCTGCCCGATGACACCGCCGATGTGGAGCAGGAAATGGACCGGCTACAGCAATGGGTGCCCGACCTGGTGCGACAGCGCTGTCCGATTTCCGAGACCGTGCATGCGGGCGATACCGCGGAGCAGATCGTCATCTTCGCGCGCCAGCGTGCGGTGGACATCATGGTGGTGGGAGTGGAGCCTCGCAGGTTTCTCGAGTACACGGTTTTGGGCCGGACGACAGAGCGCGTGGTCCGTCACGGGCCATGCTCCGTCCTGGTGTTGCGGCTGGAGCCTCGAAGCAACTAG
- the oah gene encoding 6-oxocyclohex-1-ene-1-carbonyl-CoA hydratase, with protein sequence MKDHNLVEKFCPSEILIERKPARDRDGKLVNGLHNVWIVLNNPRELNSYTTTMIKEVILALRQAGNDRAAVAVVLTGTGTQAFCTGGNTREYAEVYAGAPGEYRQYMRLFNDMVTAILHCDKPVICRVNGMRVGGGQEIGMACDFSVASDLAVFGQAGPRHGSVPDGGSTDFLPLFVGIEHAMYSATLCEPWSAHRFYRLGGLTQIVPALMLDSKYVANPLVVTDREHDEFGRHVFGDWKIGDAREAGKAAMSSGAIDLALLDDAVEQLCTKLLHTMPECMAKTIESVRKHKLEHWDRNRETNRAWLALNMMTEGNAGFRAFHFGPKQQREVDFVLLRQRLAEGVRWSEELIAEITPGIKKKGTTA encoded by the coding sequence ATGAAGGACCACAACCTGGTCGAAAAGTTTTGCCCGAGCGAAATCCTGATCGAACGCAAACCGGCGCGCGATCGTGACGGCAAGCTCGTCAACGGGCTCCACAACGTGTGGATCGTGCTGAACAACCCGCGCGAGTTGAACAGCTACACCACCACCATGATCAAAGAGGTCATCCTCGCGCTGCGCCAGGCCGGCAACGACCGCGCCGCGGTGGCGGTGGTGCTGACCGGCACGGGCACGCAGGCATTTTGCACCGGCGGCAACACGCGCGAGTACGCCGAGGTCTACGCCGGCGCGCCCGGCGAATACCGCCAGTACATGCGCCTGTTCAACGACATGGTCACCGCCATCCTGCACTGCGACAAGCCGGTGATCTGTCGCGTGAACGGCATGCGCGTCGGCGGCGGGCAGGAGATCGGCATGGCCTGCGATTTTTCCGTCGCCAGCGATCTCGCCGTGTTCGGCCAGGCCGGGCCGCGGCACGGTTCCGTGCCCGACGGCGGCAGCACCGATTTCCTGCCGCTGTTCGTCGGGATCGAACACGCGATGTACAGCGCCACGCTGTGTGAACCCTGGAGCGCGCATCGTTTCTATCGCCTCGGCGGACTCACGCAGATCGTGCCCGCGCTCATGCTGGACAGCAAGTACGTTGCCAACCCGCTGGTGGTGACCGACCGCGAGCACGACGAGTTTGGCCGGCACGTATTCGGAGACTGGAAAATCGGTGACGCCCGCGAAGCCGGCAAGGCCGCGATGTCCAGCGGCGCGATTGATCTTGCGCTGCTCGATGACGCCGTGGAGCAGCTCTGTACCAAGCTGCTGCACACCATGCCGGAGTGCATGGCGAAGACCATCGAAAGCGTGCGCAAGCACAAGCTGGAACACTGGGACCGGAATCGCGAAACCAACCGCGCATGGCTGGCGCTGAACATGATGACCGAGGGCAACGCCGGCTTCCGCGCATTCCACTTCGGGCCGAAGCAGCAGCGCGAGGTGGACTTCGTGCTCCTGCGCCAGCGTCTGGCGGAAGGTGTGCGCTGGAGTGAGGAGTTGATCGCGGAAATTACGCCGGGCATAAAGAAGAAAGGAACGACCGCTTGA
- a CDS encoding SDR family oxidoreductase: protein MNASLQDKIAVVTGGSGAIGSAIVAALDQQGARAVSLDVACPASGSGLYQVCDVGSDASVSSALAAVQREYGRLDLVVHAAGISREGVLWKLAVEDWDVVQRVNLRGAFLLLRHAIPLMRAGGGGRIVLIGSINGSRGKFGTAAYSASKAGLIALAKTAAREVARFGILINVVEPGWVLTPLTQSMPQDIQNAALAESLLGKFVEPADVAAAVAFLCGPGARQITGQILRVDGGQSLGSA, encoded by the coding sequence GTGAACGCATCTCTCCAGGACAAGATCGCGGTGGTAACTGGTGGCTCGGGCGCCATCGGTTCCGCCATCGTTGCCGCACTCGATCAGCAGGGCGCGCGCGCGGTATCGCTCGATGTCGCGTGCCCGGCATCAGGCAGCGGGCTTTACCAGGTTTGCGACGTCGGCAGCGACGCTTCGGTGTCGTCGGCCCTCGCCGCCGTGCAGCGCGAGTACGGCCGCCTCGACCTGGTGGTACACGCCGCGGGAATTTCGCGCGAAGGCGTGCTGTGGAAACTTGCGGTTGAAGATTGGGATGTTGTGCAACGCGTGAACCTGCGCGGCGCCTTTCTGCTGTTGCGCCATGCCATTCCCCTGATGCGCGCGGGCGGCGGCGGGCGCATCGTGCTCATCGGTTCCATCAACGGCTCGCGGGGCAAGTTCGGCACGGCGGCGTATTCGGCGAGCAAGGCTGGGCTCATCGCGCTGGCCAAAACCGCCGCCCGAGAAGTGGCGCGCTTCGGCATCCTCATCAATGTCGTCGAGCCGGGATGGGTGCTCACTCCGCTGACCCAATCCATGCCGCAGGACATTCAAAATGCTGCGCTGGCGGAAAGCCTGCTGGGAAAATTCGTCGAACCCGCCGACGTCGCCGCCGCGGTCGCCTTTCTATGCGGACCCGGCGCGCGGCAGATTACCGGCCAGATCCTGCGCGTGGACGGTGGACAATCCCTCGGCAGCGCGTGA
- the bcrB gene encoding benzoyl-CoA reductase subunit B, with protein sequence MSGLQDTSVQKERSMVLQKELVGNYYESLGRARETGQQVVSTFVPGNLTELLRSFDLLPILPEINALQSGMRKLSANFIAEAEKQGHSEDVCTYVKCDIGMLKSGNVGPTGVLLPRPDLLLLSYTGCFTFLKWFELLRQEYQCPVAMLHVPYLANGRIEPHHVDYVVQQLRSEVIPKLEQISGRRYDEARLSEMLALSAQAEDDLVWVLESAKHEPSPIDAYFGGVYYIGPMFTAFRGTAEGVDYYRVLREEIAERIRLGLGPITPEGTMERQRYRLVVEGPPNWTSFREFWKMFYDEGAVVVASTYTKVGGLYDRGFRHDPNRPLESLAEYCLGCYTNLGLPARVDLLERYIREYRADGFMINSVKSCNSFSVGQLLMLRQLEQRTGVPGGFIESDLVDPRYFSSANIKNRIESYLQMLEQKRVSA encoded by the coding sequence ATGAGCGGATTGCAGGATACATCCGTGCAGAAAGAGCGCAGCATGGTGCTGCAGAAGGAGCTGGTGGGGAATTACTACGAGTCGCTGGGGCGGGCGCGCGAAACCGGCCAGCAAGTCGTCTCCACCTTCGTTCCCGGGAACCTCACGGAATTGCTGCGCTCCTTCGACCTGCTGCCGATCCTTCCGGAAATCAACGCGTTGCAGTCGGGCATGCGCAAGCTCTCGGCCAACTTCATCGCGGAAGCGGAAAAGCAGGGCCACAGCGAGGATGTCTGCACCTACGTGAAGTGCGACATCGGCATGCTGAAGTCGGGCAACGTTGGCCCGACGGGTGTCCTGCTACCGCGTCCCGACCTGCTGCTGCTTTCCTACACCGGCTGTTTCACGTTTCTGAAGTGGTTCGAACTGCTGCGGCAGGAATATCAATGCCCGGTCGCCATGCTGCACGTACCGTACCTGGCCAACGGCCGCATTGAACCGCACCATGTGGATTATGTTGTGCAGCAGCTTCGTTCCGAGGTCATCCCCAAGCTGGAGCAAATCAGCGGACGCCGCTACGACGAGGCGCGCCTTTCGGAGATGCTCGCCCTCTCCGCGCAGGCGGAAGACGATCTGGTCTGGGTGCTGGAGAGCGCGAAACACGAGCCCTCGCCGATTGACGCCTACTTTGGCGGCGTCTACTACATCGGGCCGATGTTCACCGCCTTCCGCGGCACCGCCGAAGGCGTCGACTACTACCGCGTGCTCCGCGAAGAAATCGCCGAGCGCATCCGCCTCGGCCTCGGCCCCATCACGCCCGAAGGCACGATGGAGCGGCAGCGCTACCGCCTCGTCGTCGAAGGCCCGCCCAACTGGACCAGCTTCCGCGAGTTCTGGAAGATGTTCTACGACGAGGGCGCCGTGGTGGTCGCCAGCACCTACACCAAGGTGGGCGGGCTCTACGACCGCGGCTTCCGCCACGACCCCAACCGCCCGCTGGAGAGCCTCGCCGAATACTGCCTCGGTTGCTATACGAACCTGGGCTTGCCGGCGCGCGTCGATCTGCTCGAGCGCTACATCCGCGAATACCGCGCCGACGGGTTCATGATCAACAGCGTCAAGAGTTGTAATTCCTTCAGCGTCGGCCAACTGCTCATGCTGCGCCAACTCGAGCAGCGTACCGGCGTCCCCGGCGGCTTCATCGAGAGCGACCTGGTGGACCCGCGCTACTTTTCCTCCGCCAATATCAAGAACCGCATCGAGAGCTACCTCCAGATGCTCGAGCAAAAGCGGGTGAGCGCATGA
- a CDS encoding acyl-CoA dehydratase activase: MEIVLGIDLGSTTTKAVALDRAGRVIGRGITNTRSNYEVASQIVREEALVQSRFELVRQALAADPEFTGMENKFLGPLARNFRRQQHLEQLNHLESALHRHAGAPRYASNRDAINESLKRICDSMRSRVAEHFSELAVRKSDFFRDLAAADYMQLAEQCSDPKRISFDVLCGLFDATILEVENAATDDAFGRHAAAALEQTLATAPAAIRERAPSLRSTITSVRSLEFRIVGMVGTGYGRQRLPFPKEQIRSEILCHGLGAHAMFPGTRTVLDIGGQDTKAIQVDAAGIVTSFQMNDRCAAGCGRYLGYIADEMNLGLHELGTLAQESTCSVKINSTCTVFAGAELRDRLSLGQKQSDILAGLHRAIMLRAMSLLARSGGISNEFTFAGGVARNPAAVSALENLVRHNYGERTLNISSESIYTGALGAALFALRDAAGDRAA, translated from the coding sequence GTGGAAATTGTGCTGGGCATCGATCTCGGCTCGACCACGACCAAAGCCGTCGCGCTCGACCGTGCGGGCCGCGTGATCGGCCGCGGCATCACCAATACCCGCAGCAATTACGAGGTCGCGTCGCAGATCGTGCGCGAGGAAGCCCTGGTGCAGTCCAGATTTGAACTCGTCCGCCAGGCGCTCGCCGCCGATCCCGAATTCACGGGAATGGAGAACAAATTTCTCGGACCGCTGGCGCGCAATTTCCGCCGTCAACAGCACCTGGAACAACTCAACCACCTCGAATCCGCGCTTCATCGCCATGCCGGCGCGCCCCGCTACGCCTCCAACCGCGACGCGATCAACGAATCTCTGAAGCGTATCTGCGACTCCATGCGCTCCCGGGTCGCCGAGCATTTCAGCGAGCTGGCGGTGCGCAAGAGCGATTTCTTCCGCGACTTGGCCGCCGCCGACTACATGCAACTCGCCGAGCAGTGCAGCGATCCCAAGCGCATCTCCTTCGACGTTCTCTGCGGCCTGTTTGATGCCACCATCCTGGAAGTGGAAAACGCCGCCACCGACGACGCCTTCGGGCGCCACGCCGCCGCCGCTCTCGAACAGACCCTGGCCACTGCGCCGGCGGCCATTCGGGAGCGTGCCCCCAGTCTTCGTTCCACCATCACCTCAGTGCGCTCGCTCGAATTCCGCATCGTGGGCATGGTCGGCACGGGATACGGGCGCCAGCGACTTCCATTTCCCAAAGAGCAGATTCGCAGCGAGATCCTCTGTCACGGCCTCGGCGCGCACGCCATGTTTCCCGGCACGCGCACCGTGCTCGACATCGGCGGCCAGGACACCAAGGCGATTCAGGTCGACGCCGCCGGCATCGTCACCAGCTTTCAGATGAACGACCGCTGCGCGGCGGGGTGCGGCCGCTATCTTGGTTACATCGCCGACGAAATGAACCTCGGCCTGCACGAACTCGGCACGCTCGCACAGGAGAGCACCTGCAGCGTGAAGATCAACAGCACATGCACCGTCTTTGCCGGCGCCGAGTTGCGCGACCGCCTCTCGCTCGGCCAGAAGCAGTCCGACATCCTCGCCGGCCTGCACCGCGCCATCATGCTGCGCGCCATGTCGCTGCTGGCGCGCTCCGGAGGAATTTCCAACGAATTCACTTTTGCCGGCGGCGTGGCGCGTAATCCCGCCGCTGTCTCCGCGCTGGAGAACCTTGTCCGCCATAATTACGGCGAGCGCACGCTCAATATTTCTTCCGAATCCATCTACACCGGAGCGCTCGGAGCGGCGTTATTCGCTCTGCGCGATGCTGCAGGAGATCGCGCCGCATGA